The following coding sequences are from one uncultured Desulfobacter sp. window:
- a CDS encoding DUF6125 family protein: MNDSTPFQAQDLAPDMQKKQLIDMFTRIVVHYGLWFNEVQHQMGMEKALAALDTATQSSISILMKHLSRTLDFELEQGMPKALMSLDDDTTEKLMAAVGKAWLANDGVWFQSVEFAHGMNDAKRCNDSCWARFSPFEAHRIKNILGLGNYPGLEGLKRALNFRMYAFINEQSIVQETETSFVFQMNECRVQRARMRKNLDDYPCKSGGLVEYARFAEGVDDRIKTECIGCPPDPHPETWFCAWRFTLEQ, encoded by the coding sequence ATGAACGATTCCACTCCGTTCCAAGCCCAGGACCTTGCCCCTGACATGCAGAAAAAACAGCTGATCGACATGTTCACCCGTATTGTTGTACATTACGGCCTCTGGTTCAACGAGGTTCAGCACCAGATGGGCATGGAAAAGGCGCTTGCGGCTTTGGATACGGCCACACAATCTTCGATTTCCATTCTGATGAAACATCTGTCCCGCACCCTGGATTTTGAACTGGAACAGGGTATGCCCAAAGCGTTGATGTCCCTGGATGACGACACAACCGAAAAACTGATGGCCGCCGTGGGAAAAGCCTGGCTTGCCAACGACGGTGTCTGGTTCCAGTCCGTGGAGTTTGCCCACGGCATGAACGATGCCAAACGGTGCAATGACTCCTGCTGGGCCAGGTTTTCTCCCTTTGAAGCCCACCGCATCAAAAACATCCTGGGCCTGGGTAATTATCCGGGACTTGAGGGCCTTAAACGCGCCTTGAACTTCAGGATGTACGCATTCATAAACGAGCAGAGCATTGTGCAAGAGACCGAGACCAGTTTTGTATTTCAGATGAATGAATGCCGGGTCCAGCGGGCAAGGATGCGCAAGAATCTTGATGATTATCCTTGCAAGTCCGGCGGTCTTGTTGAGTACGCCCGTTTTGCCGAAGGCGTTGACGATCGAATAAAAACCGAATGTATCGGGTGTCCCCCGGATCCCCATCCTGAAACATGGTTCTGCGCATGGCGATTTACACTGGAGCAGTGA